A window of Tautonia plasticadhaerens contains these coding sequences:
- a CDS encoding DUF4912 domain-containing protein, whose translation MTVETLKDCNKKELARMAKDRGIPGWHAMRKDQLVRALTAATAPPPSPSRKVGTRKQHTSEVKGRDARRRARPMAATEDEASSALTPPRTLDHGCVKDRIITSVRDPYWLHTYWELSRATLGRAQAAMGQEWHTARPILRVMDVTSEDTTSNAERAVRDIPIHGGVNNWYIDVCDPPRSYRIDIGYLSRQGRFFVLARSNVVTTPRAGCSDLLDEHWASVDAQYQTIFKQSLHGGSASRDLQEIFEERLRRPMNPLNFSSLGTGALHNGSCGRDFHFEIDAELIVYGTTEPNAKVTLQGEPVKLRPDGSFSVRFSLPDSRQIIPAVSSSPDGVEERTIVLAVERNTKELEPMIHDGNEL comes from the coding sequence ATGACTGTCGAGACGCTCAAGGACTGCAATAAGAAGGAGCTGGCCCGGATGGCGAAGGACCGGGGGATCCCCGGTTGGCACGCGATGCGGAAGGACCAGCTCGTTCGAGCCCTCACCGCCGCCACGGCCCCTCCGCCCTCACCATCCCGCAAGGTCGGCACTCGGAAGCAGCATACGTCCGAGGTCAAGGGGCGAGACGCCCGCCGCCGGGCCCGCCCCATGGCGGCGACTGAGGACGAGGCGTCCTCGGCCCTCACCCCGCCCCGGACGCTCGACCACGGTTGCGTGAAGGACCGGATCATCACCTCGGTCCGGGACCCCTACTGGCTGCACACCTACTGGGAACTCAGCCGGGCCACCCTCGGCCGGGCCCAGGCCGCCATGGGCCAGGAGTGGCACACCGCCCGGCCGATCCTCCGCGTGATGGACGTGACCAGCGAGGACACCACTTCGAACGCCGAGCGGGCGGTCCGCGACATCCCGATTCACGGCGGGGTGAACAACTGGTACATCGACGTCTGCGACCCCCCGCGGTCCTATCGCATCGACATCGGCTACCTCTCCCGGCAGGGGCGGTTCTTCGTCCTCGCCCGGTCGAATGTCGTGACCACCCCCAGGGCCGGCTGCTCCGACCTGCTCGACGAGCACTGGGCGAGCGTCGATGCCCAGTACCAGACCATCTTCAAGCAGTCGCTCCACGGCGGCTCGGCCTCCCGGGATCTGCAGGAAATCTTCGAGGAACGGTTGCGGCGGCCGATGAACCCGCTGAACTTCTCCAGCCTCGGCACCGGCGCCCTGCATAACGGATCCTGCGGCCGGGACTTCCACTTCGAGATCGATGCCGAGCTGATCGTCTACGGTACGACCGAGCCCAACGCGAAGGTCACCCTCCAGGGCGAGCCGGTGAAACTCCGGCCCGACGGCTCCTTCTCCGTCCGCTTCAGCCTCCCGGATAGTCGCCAGATCATCCCGGCCGTCTCCTCCAGCCCCGACGGGGTCGAGGAGCGGACGATCGTCTTGGCCGTCGAGCGGAATACCAAGGAGCTCGAGCCGATGATCCACGACGGCAACGAACTCTGA
- a CDS encoding AtpZ/AtpI family protein, translating to MPPEQPQSPLSVGVSWAYRITAIGLEFSLPTLAGYLLDRRWESSPVATLIGACLGFAAGLYHLILLTGHGRHPGRGE from the coding sequence GTGCCCCCCGAGCAGCCCCAGAGCCCCCTATCCGTCGGCGTCTCCTGGGCCTACCGGATCACGGCAATCGGCCTGGAGTTCTCGCTCCCGACGCTCGCCGGGTACCTGCTCGATCGCCGATGGGAGAGTTCGCCGGTCGCCACGCTGATCGGCGCTTGCCTCGGCTTCGCCGCCGGGCTCTACCACCTGATCCTGCTGACCGGTCACGGCCGGCACCCGGGCCGGGGCGAGTGA
- the atpB gene encoding F0F1 ATP synthase subunit A, giving the protein MAEEHAHSPLDHVVDHPTLEFPFVGELELPVIQGIQVTRFMVMEALAAVLVIAVFVPLARHAAKNRVTRGPLLNTFESMVLFIRDQIARPAIGGHHADRFLPFLWTIFFFVLFCNLLGMIPGGASATGNINVTAVLALMTLCAVIVAGVEEMGVAGFFKNLIPHMDLPVYFKVVLVPLMFVIEVAGLLIRHVVLSVRLFANMLAGHIVLAVILGFALTVGQAALYIKGPVIAASVGGVVLLSLLELFVAFLQAYIFTFLSALFIGSAVHSH; this is encoded by the coding sequence ATGGCTGAAGAACACGCCCACAGCCCGCTGGACCACGTGGTCGACCATCCGACCCTGGAGTTCCCGTTCGTCGGCGAACTGGAGCTGCCGGTGATCCAGGGAATCCAGGTGACGCGCTTCATGGTGATGGAGGCACTGGCCGCGGTGCTCGTGATCGCCGTATTCGTGCCCCTGGCTCGGCATGCGGCCAAGAACCGCGTGACGAGGGGGCCCCTGCTGAACACGTTCGAGTCGATGGTCCTGTTCATCCGGGACCAGATCGCCCGGCCGGCGATCGGGGGCCACCACGCCGACCGTTTCCTGCCGTTCCTCTGGACGATCTTCTTCTTCGTGCTCTTCTGCAACCTGCTGGGGATGATCCCCGGCGGGGCCTCGGCCACCGGCAACATCAACGTGACGGCCGTGCTGGCGTTGATGACCCTCTGCGCCGTGATCGTCGCCGGGGTGGAGGAGATGGGGGTGGCGGGCTTCTTCAAGAACCTGATCCCTCACATGGATTTGCCCGTCTACTTCAAGGTCGTGCTGGTGCCGCTGATGTTCGTGATCGAGGTGGCCGGCCTGCTGATCCGGCACGTCGTGCTCTCGGTGCGACTCTTCGCGAACATGCTGGCCGGCCACATCGTGCTGGCGGTGATCCTCGGTTTCGCCCTGACGGTGGGCCAGGCGGCCCTCTACATCAAGGGGCCGGTGATCGCCGCCAGCGTCGGCGGCGTGGTCTTGCTGAGCCTGCTTGAGCTCTTCGTCGCGTTCCTGCAGGCCTACATTTTCACGTTCCTGTCTGCCCTGTTCATCGGCTCGGCCGTCCATTCCCACTGA
- the atpE gene encoding ATP synthase F0 subunit C, whose protein sequence is MSIAKIAAPALVLAAVLLIPAASALAQQDSAPVVTYQAADADEAARVANAASNKGAFYDTRAMGVGLVIIGAGLGIGWLTRSAVESMARQPELAGNIQTAMIISAALIEGVTFFALIIIGFILTAY, encoded by the coding sequence ATGTCGATCGCGAAGATCGCCGCCCCGGCCCTGGTCCTCGCCGCCGTGCTGCTCATCCCCGCCGCCTCGGCCCTCGCCCAGCAGGACTCCGCCCCGGTCGTCACCTACCAGGCCGCGGACGCCGACGAGGCCGCCCGGGTCGCCAACGCCGCCTCGAACAAGGGCGCCTTCTACGACACGCGGGCCATGGGCGTCGGCCTGGTGATCATCGGCGCCGGCCTCGGCATCGGCTGGCTGACCCGATCGGCCGTCGAGAGCATGGCCCGCCAGCCGGAGCTGGCCGGCAACATCCAGACGGCCATGATCATCTCGGCCGCGCTGATCGAGGGCGTCACGTTCTTCGCGCTGATCATCATCGGCTTCATCCTGACCGCGTACTGA
- the atpF gene encoding F0F1 ATP synthase subunit B, with the protein MLRSKTPAHRPSILTLMTLTLLLIAGPRSSAVAQDETAPGAEAGHTPAAGEEAHGGGAEAAHGGDDVNILAPQPTLAVYTLVVFLILLAVLWRFAWGPLSKALHDREHTLETAFQDAEKARAEAASLLEQHRKQMEQVQDQVRQIMEEANRKAQAAYQERLDQARADAEATAQRASREIAGAKEQALTEIYEKSADLAVTVAGRILQREIGVDEQRRLIDVASLELQAVGPDGRGGIS; encoded by the coding sequence ATGCTCCGGAGCAAGACCCCGGCCCACCGGCCGTCGATCCTCACTCTGATGACCCTGACGCTGCTCCTGATCGCCGGCCCCCGATCGTCGGCCGTCGCCCAGGACGAGACCGCCCCGGGCGCGGAGGCCGGCCACACCCCGGCCGCCGGCGAGGAGGCCCACGGCGGAGGCGCCGAGGCCGCCCACGGCGGGGACGACGTCAACATCCTCGCCCCCCAGCCCACGCTGGCCGTCTACACGCTCGTCGTCTTCCTGATCCTCCTGGCCGTCCTCTGGCGGTTCGCCTGGGGGCCGCTCTCCAAGGCCCTGCACGACCGGGAGCATACGCTGGAAACGGCGTTCCAGGACGCCGAGAAGGCCCGGGCCGAGGCCGCTTCGCTGCTGGAGCAGCACCGCAAGCAGATGGAGCAGGTCCAGGACCAGGTCCGCCAGATCATGGAGGAGGCCAACCGCAAGGCGCAGGCCGCCTATCAGGAGCGGCTCGACCAGGCGCGGGCCGACGCCGAGGCCACCGCCCAGCGCGCCTCCCGGGAGATCGCCGGGGCCAAGGAGCAGGCCCTCACCGAGATCTACGAGAAGTCGGCCGACCTGGCCGTCACCGTCGCCGGCCGGATCCTCCAGCGGGAGATCGGCGTCGACGAGCAGCGTCGGCTGATTGACGTCGCCTCGCTGGAACTCCAGGCGGTCGGACCCGACGGCCGCGGAGGCATCTCCTGA
- the atpH gene encoding ATP synthase F1 subunit delta, with the protein MSSTAHHTPDVTGTALEEGADEIARTYAVALLNSAESQGETDAVLDELDELSADVFRDQPEFARLLSFGISDPERRDQLLTSAFEGRALPTVLRFLRVLNRRNRLRLIPAIAVTARAIWDRRNNRVPVAVKTAVPLDDSQRESLKHRLLALTGGATPMLSEEVEPEILGGLVVQVGDQLFDASIRGRLRRIRAELTRGRAGEIRRRTDLVTD; encoded by the coding sequence ATGAGCAGCACCGCCCATCACACGCCCGACGTGACCGGCACCGCCCTCGAGGAAGGTGCCGACGAGATCGCCCGGACCTACGCCGTGGCGCTGCTCAACTCCGCCGAGTCGCAGGGCGAGACCGATGCCGTCCTCGACGAGCTGGACGAACTCTCTGCCGACGTCTTCCGGGACCAGCCCGAGTTCGCCCGCCTCTTGAGCTTCGGCATCAGCGACCCGGAGCGTCGAGACCAGCTCTTGACCTCGGCATTCGAGGGCCGGGCCCTCCCGACGGTCCTTCGCTTCCTCCGGGTGCTCAACCGCCGAAACCGGCTCCGACTGATCCCGGCGATCGCGGTGACGGCCCGGGCGATCTGGGACCGGCGCAACAACCGCGTGCCGGTGGCCGTCAAGACGGCGGTCCCCCTCGACGACAGCCAGCGTGAGTCGCTCAAGCATCGTCTCCTCGCCCTGACCGGGGGCGCGACCCCGATGCTCTCCGAGGAGGTCGAGCCCGAGATCCTCGGCGGACTGGTCGTCCAGGTGGGCGACCAGCTCTTCGACGCCTCGATCCGAGGCCGGCTGCGGCGAATCCGGGCCGAGCTGACCCGAGGCCGGGCCGGGGAGATCCGCCGCCGGACCGATCTCGTGACCGACTGA
- the atpA gene encoding F0F1 ATP synthase subunit alpha, giving the protein MKFRSDEITSIIQREIQEFRADVDRVEVGRVLEVGDGIARIHGLSGIMAGEVVAFENGIRGMALNLEESSVGVIILGDFKQIQEGQVATATGELLSVPVGDAMVGRVVNPLGEPIDDAGPILTDRTRLVFSPAPGIAERQPVDEPLQTGIKAIDSMIPIGRGQRELIIGDRKTGKTAVALDTILNQKGQGVICVYVAIAQKESTTAQIVDILRREGAMDYTIVVAAGASDPAPLSHIAPYAGCAIAEYFMYEQGMATLCVYDDLSKQAVAYRELSLLLRRPPGREAYPGDVFYIHSSLLERSAKLAERYVIVPESAPTDTPSDPVTDAWAVNGKVYVGVPGKEEAEHDLKANYATGHKIAKTAKSGGSLTALPLIETLEGEVSAYIPTNVISITDGQIYLQPDLFFAGVRPAVDVGISVSRVGGKAQIPAMKKVAGGLRLDLAAFRELEAFAQIGTELDKATQQQLDRGYRMVELLKQPQYQPMHVVDQVMSIFAGAEGYLDDITNSQVQLFEREFLRFVSTEKKEVRDLLLKDKKLTDQVVSGLRAALDEFKTRFRTAHPLPKAGTPATAAV; this is encoded by the coding sequence ATGAAATTCCGATCCGACGAGATCACCTCCATCATCCAGCGGGAGATCCAGGAGTTCCGGGCCGATGTGGACCGCGTCGAGGTCGGCCGGGTCCTGGAAGTCGGCGACGGCATCGCCCGGATTCACGGCCTCTCGGGCATCATGGCCGGCGAGGTCGTCGCCTTCGAGAACGGCATCCGGGGGATGGCGCTGAACCTGGAGGAGTCCTCCGTCGGCGTGATCATCCTCGGCGACTTCAAGCAGATCCAGGAGGGTCAGGTCGCCACGGCCACCGGCGAGCTGCTCAGCGTCCCCGTCGGCGACGCCATGGTCGGCCGCGTGGTCAACCCGCTCGGCGAGCCGATCGACGACGCCGGCCCGATCCTGACCGACCGAACCCGGCTGGTCTTCTCCCCGGCACCCGGCATCGCCGAGCGTCAGCCGGTGGACGAGCCGCTGCAGACCGGCATCAAGGCCATCGACTCGATGATCCCGATCGGCCGAGGCCAGCGTGAGCTGATCATCGGCGACCGCAAGACCGGCAAGACCGCGGTCGCCCTCGACACGATCCTCAATCAGAAGGGCCAGGGGGTCATCTGCGTCTACGTCGCCATCGCCCAGAAGGAGTCGACGACCGCCCAGATCGTCGACATCCTCAGGCGGGAGGGGGCGATGGACTACACGATCGTCGTCGCCGCCGGCGCCAGCGACCCGGCCCCGCTCTCCCACATCGCCCCTTACGCCGGCTGCGCGATCGCCGAGTACTTCATGTACGAGCAGGGGATGGCCACCCTCTGCGTCTACGACGACCTCTCCAAGCAGGCCGTCGCGTACCGAGAGCTCTCCCTGCTGCTCCGCCGCCCGCCGGGCCGCGAAGCCTACCCGGGGGACGTCTTCTACATCCACTCCAGCCTCCTGGAGCGCTCGGCGAAGCTGGCCGAGCGCTACGTCATCGTCCCCGAGAGCGCCCCGACCGACACTCCGAGCGACCCGGTCACCGACGCCTGGGCCGTCAACGGCAAGGTCTACGTGGGCGTCCCGGGGAAGGAGGAGGCCGAGCACGACCTGAAGGCGAATTACGCGACGGGCCACAAGATCGCCAAGACGGCCAAGTCGGGCGGCTCGCTGACGGCCCTGCCGCTGATCGAGACGCTCGAGGGGGAAGTCTCAGCCTACATCCCGACCAACGTGATCTCGATCACCGACGGCCAGATCTACCTCCAGCCCGACCTGTTCTTCGCCGGCGTCCGCCCCGCGGTCGACGTGGGCATCTCCGTCTCCCGGGTGGGCGGCAAGGCTCAGATCCCGGCGATGAAGAAGGTCGCCGGCGGCCTCCGCCTTGACCTGGCCGCCTTCCGAGAGCTGGAGGCGTTCGCCCAGATCGGCACCGAGCTGGACAAGGCCACCCAGCAGCAGCTCGACCGCGGGTATCGGATGGTCGAACTGCTCAAGCAGCCCCAGTACCAGCCGATGCACGTGGTCGACCAGGTCATGAGCATCTTCGCCGGCGCCGAGGGCTACCTCGACGACATCACCAACTCCCAGGTCCAGCTCTTCGAGCGCGAGTTCCTCCGGTTCGTCTCGACCGAGAAGAAGGAGGTCCGGGACCTCCTGCTCAAGGACAAGAAGTTGACCGACCAGGTCGTCTCCGGCCTCCGGGCGGCCCTGGACGAGTTCAAGACCCGGTTCCGGACCGCACACCCGCTGCCGAAGGCCGGGACCCCGGCCACGGCCGCCGTTTGA
- the atpG gene encoding ATP synthase F1 subunit gamma, which translates to MAKARAIIKRRKAVQNIKKITRTMELIATARFRKALDRATQAEAYTRKIAEIVADLRGTSSQVSHPLLEERAPVRRVAVLVLTSNRGLAGSYNGNVLRMATRNYEEHQESGRPVNLEVSGKRGIAFLKFRRIPIDTTYTTFEDRPQFEEVEVLANQYIGQFLRGEIDRLEVVYTKFLSSSRQVPVTETLLPMTVAQVGEDTSRHPAKGAAPGRKVAHVPYEFLPDPASILEEIVPASFKVRLFKCFLDAAVSEQIMRMIAMRGATENADEMVKTLTRQYNRARQSQITRELSEIIGGAAALE; encoded by the coding sequence ATGGCCAAGGCCCGAGCGATAATCAAGCGCCGCAAGGCGGTCCAGAACATCAAGAAGATCACGCGGACGATGGAGTTGATCGCCACCGCCCGCTTCCGAAAGGCGTTGGACCGCGCCACCCAGGCCGAGGCCTATACCCGGAAGATCGCCGAGATCGTGGCCGACCTGCGCGGCACCTCCTCCCAGGTCTCGCACCCGCTGCTGGAGGAACGGGCTCCGGTCCGCCGGGTCGCCGTGCTCGTGCTCACGAGCAATCGGGGACTCGCCGGCAGCTACAACGGGAATGTCCTCCGGATGGCGACCCGGAACTACGAGGAGCACCAGGAGTCGGGCAGGCCGGTCAACCTCGAGGTCTCCGGCAAGCGCGGCATCGCCTTCCTCAAGTTCCGTCGAATCCCGATCGACACGACCTACACCACGTTCGAGGATCGCCCGCAGTTCGAGGAGGTCGAGGTCCTGGCGAATCAGTACATCGGCCAGTTCCTCCGCGGGGAGATCGACAGGTTGGAGGTGGTCTACACGAAGTTCCTCTCCTCCTCCCGGCAAGTCCCCGTCACCGAGACGCTCCTGCCGATGACGGTCGCCCAGGTCGGCGAGGACACCTCCCGGCATCCGGCGAAGGGGGCGGCCCCCGGCCGCAAGGTGGCCCACGTCCCCTACGAGTTCCTCCCCGACCCGGCGAGCATCCTCGAGGAGATCGTCCCCGCCTCGTTCAAGGTCCGGCTGTTCAAGTGTTTCCTCGACGCGGCCGTCAGCGAGCAGATCATGCGGATGATTGCCATGCGGGGGGCGACCGAGAATGCCGACGAGATGGTCAAGACCCTCACCCGGCAGTACAACCGCGCCCGGCAGTCCCAGATCACCCGGGAGTTGTCCGAGATCATCGGCGGCGCCGCCGCCCTGGAATGA
- the atpD gene encoding F0F1 ATP synthase subunit beta — protein MATATATGRITQIIGSTFDAEFAEGHLPEIYNALRVDAEVKGVTVSLTGEVQQHLGGNRVRCVALGGTDGLVRGMGVVDTGGPVSVPVGTETLGRVFNLLGKPIDGRGPVAAKEYWPIHRAAPSFDTLSPKTEVFETGIKVVDLLTPFVRGGKIGLFGGAGLGKTVILQELIARIAKVHSGYAVFAGVGERTREGNDLWLEMQETKTGTGADAKSVIDSTVMFFGQMNEPPGARLRVALSALTNAEWFRDATGAETLLFIDNIFRFSQAGSEVSALLGRMPSNVGYQPTLATEMGALQERITSTNKGAITSVQAVYVPADDLTDPAPATTFGFLDAFIVLSRSISEKGIYPAVDPLGSTSRILDPQYIGEEHYEVSRRVQSILQRYKELRDIIAILGIDELSEEDKIVVHRARRIERFLSQPFFVAEVFIGKAGKYTPLAETIRSFKEICDGKWDHLPESAFLYVGAVEEAEEQAKRMAR, from the coding sequence ATGGCCACCGCCACCGCCACCGGACGGATCACCCAGATCATCGGCTCGACCTTCGACGCCGAGTTCGCCGAGGGCCACCTGCCCGAGATCTACAACGCCCTCCGCGTCGACGCCGAGGTCAAGGGAGTTACGGTGTCGCTGACCGGCGAGGTCCAGCAGCACCTCGGCGGCAACCGCGTCCGGTGCGTCGCCCTGGGCGGCACCGACGGCCTGGTCAGGGGGATGGGTGTGGTCGACACCGGCGGCCCGGTGAGCGTCCCGGTCGGCACCGAGACCCTCGGCCGGGTCTTCAATCTGCTGGGCAAACCGATCGACGGCCGGGGCCCGGTCGCGGCCAAGGAGTACTGGCCGATCCACCGAGCGGCCCCGTCGTTCGACACCCTCTCGCCGAAGACCGAGGTCTTCGAGACGGGCATCAAGGTCGTCGACCTGCTCACGCCCTTCGTCCGGGGCGGCAAGATCGGCCTCTTCGGCGGTGCCGGGCTGGGCAAGACGGTGATCCTCCAGGAACTGATCGCCCGGATCGCCAAGGTGCACAGCGGCTATGCCGTGTTCGCCGGGGTCGGCGAGCGGACCCGGGAGGGGAACGACCTCTGGCTCGAGATGCAGGAGACCAAGACCGGGACCGGGGCCGACGCCAAGTCGGTCATCGACAGCACGGTCATGTTCTTCGGCCAGATGAACGAGCCGCCCGGCGCCCGTCTCCGGGTCGCCCTCTCGGCCCTTACCAACGCCGAGTGGTTCCGTGACGCCACCGGCGCCGAGACCCTGTTGTTCATCGACAACATCTTCCGCTTCAGCCAGGCCGGCTCCGAGGTCTCCGCCCTGCTGGGCCGGATGCCCTCGAACGTGGGCTATCAGCCGACCCTCGCCACGGAGATGGGGGCCCTTCAGGAGCGGATCACCTCGACGAACAAGGGCGCCATCACCTCCGTCCAGGCCGTCTACGTGCCGGCAGACGACCTGACCGACCCCGCCCCGGCGACGACCTTCGGCTTCCTCGACGCCTTCATCGTGCTCTCCCGATCGATCTCCGAGAAGGGCATCTACCCGGCCGTCGACCCGCTCGGCTCGACCAGCCGGATCCTCGACCCGCAGTACATCGGCGAGGAACACTACGAGGTCTCGCGCCGCGTCCAGTCGATCCTCCAGCGATACAAGGAGCTCCGGGACATCATCGCGATCCTCGGGATCGACGAGCTGTCGGAGGAGGACAAGATCGTCGTCCACCGCGCCCGTCGCATCGAGCGATTCCTCTCGCAGCCGTTCTTCGTGGCCGAGGTCTTCATCGGCAAGGCGGGCAAGTACACGCCCCTGGCCGAGACGATCCGGAGCTTCAAGGAAATCTGCGACGGCAAGTGGGACCACCTCCCCGAGAGCGCCTTCCTGTACGTCGGCGCCGTCGAGGAGGCCGAGGAGCAGGCCAAGCGGATGGCCCGCTGA
- the atpC gene encoding ATP synthase F1 subunit epsilon yields the protein MSTTAALIDPEDGFDTPPGSPVKKEHRGVRCVIVTPEATILDEHAEFVALPLYDGELGVLPGRAPVIGRLGYGELRIRTGEIARRFFVDGGFAQIRDDVVTVLTSRAFRVDQIDADAARSELDSAKSRRATTDLDQVEKQRAEDRARALLRLSGRGTASPAR from the coding sequence ATGTCCACCACTGCGGCCCTGATCGACCCCGAGGATGGTTTCGACACCCCGCCGGGCAGCCCGGTGAAGAAGGAACATCGCGGAGTGCGCTGCGTCATCGTCACCCCCGAGGCGACCATCCTCGACGAGCATGCCGAGTTCGTCGCCCTGCCGCTCTACGACGGCGAACTCGGGGTGCTCCCGGGGCGGGCGCCAGTGATCGGTCGTCTCGGTTATGGCGAACTCCGGATCCGCACCGGGGAGATCGCCCGGCGTTTCTTCGTCGACGGCGGATTCGCCCAGATCCGGGACGACGTGGTCACCGTCCTCACGTCCCGGGCCTTCCGCGTCGATCAGATCGACGCCGATGCCGCCCGGTCCGAGCTGGACTCCGCCAAGTCTCGACGGGCGACCACCGACCTGGACCAGGTCGAGAAGCAACGGGCCGAGGACCGCGCCCGGGCCCTGTTGCGGCTCTCCGGCCGGGGTACCGCCTCCCCTGCCCGATGA